From one Desulfuromonadales bacterium genomic stretch:
- a CDS encoding 4Fe-4S binding protein encodes MALKITDECIACGTCVDTCPVGAIAEAGDKYAISDDCTECQACLDSCPVNAITE; translated from the coding sequence ATGGCTCTCAAGATTACCGACGAATGCATCGCCTGCGGCACCTGCGTGGACACCTGCCCGGTTGGCGCCATCGCCGAGGCCGGCGACAAGTATGCCATCAGCGACGACTGTACCGAATGCCAGGCCTGTCTGGACAGCTGTCCGGTCAACGCCATTACCGAGTAA
- the frr gene encoding ribosome recycling factor, translating into MVKDVLNKTRVGMEKSIDALKKDFTRIRTGRASTSLLDDIRVDYYGTPTPLSQVGTLVVPEPRLITIQPWEKKLIPEIEKAILKSDLGVNPVSDGNLIRIAIPPLTEERRKDMAKQLKRLGEEAKIAIRNTRRDANESLKKLEKEKEISEDDLKRGEKEIQELTDLFVKKADEVVAIKEKEVMEI; encoded by the coding sequence ATGGTCAAGGATGTCCTCAATAAGACCAGGGTCGGAATGGAGAAGTCTATCGACGCCCTGAAGAAGGATTTCACCAGGATCAGAACTGGACGTGCGTCCACCAGTCTGCTCGATGACATTCGGGTCGATTATTACGGGACGCCAACACCTCTGAGTCAGGTTGGAACCCTGGTCGTTCCGGAACCGCGTCTGATTACCATACAGCCCTGGGAGAAGAAGCTGATTCCCGAGATCGAAAAGGCCATCCTGAAATCGGATCTGGGTGTTAACCCCGTCTCGGACGGCAACTTGATCCGGATCGCCATTCCGCCGCTGACGGAGGAACGCCGCAAGGACATGGCCAAACAGCTCAAGCGCTTGGGGGAAGAGGCTAAAATCGCCATCCGTAATACCCGGCGTGACGCGAATGAATCCCTCAAAAAGCTCGAGAAGGAAAAGGAAATTTCCGAGGACGATCTGAAAAGGGGCGAGAAGGAAATTCAGGAACTCACCGACCTCTTCGTCAAGAAGGCAGACGAGGTCGTAGCGATCAAAGAAAAGGAAGTGATGGAGATCTGA
- the pyrH gene encoding UMP kinase encodes MTGAKAKYGRILLKLSGEALAGKQGYGIDPEVIADIASEVREVVELGVQVALVIGGGNIFRGVAAASRGMDRASADYMGMLATVMNSLALQDALEQLDVKTRVQSAIEMQEVAEPYIRRRAVRHLEKGRVVIFAAGTGNPYFTTDTAASLRAMEIGAEIILKATKVDGVYNADPLKHKDAVKYSTLTYLDVLKMGLQVMDATATSLCMDNNLPIVVFDLTRRGNIKRVVLGEPIGTIVKGE; translated from the coding sequence ATGACCGGGGCAAAAGCGAAGTACGGCAGAATCCTGCTCAAGCTCAGCGGTGAAGCGCTGGCCGGCAAGCAGGGTTACGGAATCGATCCCGAGGTGATCGCCGACATTGCCTCGGAGGTACGTGAGGTGGTTGAGCTGGGAGTCCAGGTTGCCCTGGTCATTGGCGGCGGCAACATTTTCCGCGGGGTGGCCGCAGCCTCCCGGGGGATGGACCGGGCCAGCGCCGACTACATGGGGATGCTGGCGACGGTGATGAACAGCCTGGCACTGCAGGACGCCCTGGAGCAGCTGGATGTCAAGACCCGGGTCCAGTCGGCCATCGAAATGCAGGAGGTCGCCGAGCCTTACATTCGCCGTCGGGCGGTTCGTCATCTGGAAAAGGGACGGGTCGTCATCTTTGCCGCTGGCACCGGCAATCCGTATTTCACCACGGATACGGCGGCGAGCCTGCGGGCCATGGAAATCGGCGCTGAGATCATTCTCAAAGCGACCAAGGTAGACGGCGTCTACAATGCCGATCCGTTGAAGCACAAGGATGCTGTCAAATATTCCACCCTCACCTATCTGGATGTACTCAAGATGGGGCTGCAGGTTATGGATGCTACCGCTACCTCCCTGTGCATGGACAATAACCTGCCCATCGTGGTTTTTGATCTGACCCGCCGGGGGAACATCAAGAGGGTTGTTCTCGGCGAGCCGATCGGTACGATCGTCAAAGGAGAATGA
- the tsf gene encoding translation elongation factor Ts produces MANITASMVAELRARTGAGMMDCKKALAETNGNLDEAIDTLRKKGLSAAAKKAGRVAAEGMIVAAGEMNRGVIVEVNSETDFVAKNEGFQKFAAGVSEAALRTAPADLEGLLALPFPGTGRTVAEEQTHQVATIGENISVRRFARFEVPSGVVASYVHGVGKIGVLVELATAKAADERVASLARQLAMHVAAANPQYLNRQEVPAVVVEKEKEIMRVKARESGKPDNIIEKILEGQINKFYGEVCLLEQAYVIDPDQKVGKVVEALGKEIGSEVRLSRFARFQLGEGIEKKADDFAAEVAALSK; encoded by the coding sequence GTGGCAAACATTACCGCATCGATGGTTGCCGAACTTCGTGCCCGTACCGGCGCAGGGATGATGGATTGCAAAAAAGCCCTGGCCGAGACCAACGGCAATCTGGATGAAGCTATCGACACCCTGCGTAAAAAAGGACTCTCTGCGGCCGCCAAGAAGGCAGGGCGGGTCGCGGCTGAAGGGATGATCGTTGCCGCCGGCGAGATGAACCGCGGCGTGATCGTCGAAGTCAACTCCGAGACCGACTTCGTGGCCAAAAACGAAGGCTTTCAAAAATTTGCCGCCGGTGTTTCCGAGGCAGCTCTCCGCACCGCCCCGGCCGATTTGGAAGGCCTTCTGGCGCTTCCCTTTCCGGGCACCGGACGCACCGTCGCCGAAGAGCAGACCCACCAGGTAGCCACCATCGGTGAAAACATTAGCGTGCGCCGCTTTGCCCGCTTCGAAGTCCCCTCCGGAGTGGTGGCATCCTATGTCCACGGCGTCGGCAAGATCGGGGTGCTGGTCGAACTGGCCACCGCCAAAGCGGCTGACGAGCGGGTGGCCTCTCTGGCCCGGCAGCTTGCCATGCACGTGGCCGCGGCCAATCCCCAGTACCTGAACCGCCAGGAAGTTCCTGCCGTGGTGGTGGAGAAGGAAAAGGAGATCATGCGGGTCAAGGCCAGGGAAAGCGGCAAACCCGACAATATCATTGAGAAGATCCTCGAGGGGCAGATCAATAAATTTTACGGCGAAGTCTGCCTCCTCGAGCAAGCCTATGTCATCGATCCTGACCAGAAAGTGGGCAAGGTGGTCGAGGCTCTGGGCAAGGAGATCGGCAGCGAAGTCAGGCTGAGCCGTTTTGCCCGTTTCCAGCTCGGTGAGGGTATTGAAAAGAAGGCGGACGATTTCGCTGCTGAGGTCGCGGCCCTCAGCAAGTAA
- the rpsB gene encoding 30S ribosomal protein S2, whose product MSQITMKQLLEAGVHFGHQTKRWNPKMKPYIFGARNGIYIIDLQKTVRYFKGAYSFVKDTVANGDKILFVGTKKQAQDAIAEEALRAGQYYVNSRWLGGMLTNFSTIKGSIDRLKKIETMSQDGTYQLITKKEALNLEREKAKLEKALGGIKAMNKLPGAIFVIDPKKETIAIKEARKLGIPVVAVVDTNCDPDDIDYIIPGNDDAIRAIRLFASRIADACVEGVQDRETVLRSDAEGGETAAVETTTGEQAAEA is encoded by the coding sequence ATGTCCCAGATCACCATGAAGCAGCTGCTCGAAGCCGGGGTTCATTTCGGTCATCAGACCAAGCGCTGGAATCCCAAGATGAAGCCCTATATTTTCGGGGCACGTAATGGCATCTACATCATCGACCTGCAGAAAACCGTCCGTTACTTCAAAGGCGCCTACAGCTTCGTCAAGGACACGGTGGCCAACGGAGACAAGATTCTTTTCGTCGGCACCAAGAAGCAGGCGCAGGATGCCATTGCCGAAGAAGCCTTGCGGGCGGGGCAATATTATGTCAACAGCCGTTGGCTCGGCGGTATGCTCACCAACTTCTCCACCATCAAGGGGAGCATTGATCGGCTGAAGAAAATCGAGACCATGTCTCAGGACGGCACTTACCAGCTGATCACGAAAAAAGAGGCTCTCAACCTGGAGCGGGAAAAGGCCAAGCTGGAAAAGGCCCTGGGCGGCATCAAGGCGATGAACAAGCTCCCCGGCGCCATTTTCGTCATTGATCCCAAGAAGGAGACGATCGCCATCAAGGAAGCACGCAAGCTTGGCATTCCCGTCGTCGCCGTTGTCGATACCAACTGCGACCCTGATGACATCGACTACATCATCCCCGGCAACGACGACGCCATCCGCGCCATTCGTCTTTTCGCCTCCCGCATCGCCGACGCCTGCGTCGAAGGGGTGCAGGACCGCGAAACCGTTCTGCGTTCCGATGCCGAAGGTGGCGAGACGGCTGCTGTTGAAACTACTACCGGCGAGCAGGCTGCCGAAGCCTGA
- the lptF gene encoding LPS export ABC transporter permease LptF: MSVVRIHRYIAREITIPTLLGLIIFTFVLLMGRILKLVELVINKGIPVGEVVKLFGYLLPSFLVITIPLAFLLGVLLGFSRLSADSETIAMKASGISLYGMLKPVLALAVLASLFTAYLTLDAGPSGNSAFRTQVFQIATSRASAGFQPRVFNDEFDGLVLYASDIQERSGTLEGVFISDERVGSTPSIILARTGRVIPDRSALTLTLRLEDGTIHRRPSDKERDNYQVIDFNTYDINLNLGQQLPDTPQRRKKESELSASELQMARDLAEDPAVRSGLTVEWHRRLILPMAPLLFALIGVPLGIRSQRSGRGGGFATGLVVFLLYYLLLSFAETLAVEGGLNPALIIWAPNALFFTGSLLLLYMSAQEKQFLQLDRLLAGIRRIVLRKGRGSQ; this comes from the coding sequence ATGTCTGTCGTCCGGATCCATCGCTACATCGCCAGGGAGATTACCATCCCGACTCTCCTCGGGTTGATTATCTTTACCTTCGTCCTGCTGATGGGGCGAATTCTCAAGCTGGTGGAACTGGTCATCAACAAGGGAATCCCCGTCGGAGAAGTCGTCAAGCTCTTCGGCTACCTGCTTCCCTCGTTCCTGGTCATCACCATTCCGCTGGCATTTCTGCTCGGGGTCCTGCTCGGCTTCAGCCGCCTCTCCGCCGACAGCGAAACCATCGCCATGAAGGCCTCCGGCATCAGTCTTTACGGCATGCTCAAACCGGTTCTTGCCCTGGCCGTGCTGGCCAGCCTGTTCACCGCCTACCTGACTCTCGATGCCGGCCCTTCCGGCAATTCAGCTTTTCGCACCCAAGTCTTCCAGATCGCCACCAGTCGTGCCAGCGCCGGTTTTCAGCCCAGGGTCTTCAACGACGAATTCGACGGACTCGTTCTTTATGCCAGTGACATCCAGGAACGAAGCGGAACCCTGGAAGGTGTATTCATTTCCGATGAACGGGTCGGCTCCACCCCCTCGATCATCCTGGCTCGAACGGGTCGGGTAATCCCCGACCGCAGCGCCCTCACGCTTACCCTTCGCCTGGAGGACGGCACCATCCACCGGCGACCCAGCGACAAAGAGCGGGACAACTACCAGGTCATCGACTTCAATACATACGACATCAACCTCAACCTCGGCCAGCAGTTGCCAGACACGCCGCAGCGTCGCAAGAAGGAAAGTGAGCTGAGCGCCAGCGAACTCCAGATGGCCCGGGACCTGGCGGAAGACCCTGCCGTGCGCAGCGGACTGACCGTCGAATGGCACCGCCGACTGATCCTGCCGATGGCGCCCCTGCTCTTCGCACTGATCGGTGTCCCCCTGGGCATCCGCTCCCAGCGATCCGGACGGGGCGGCGGATTCGCCACGGGGTTGGTGGTTTTTCTGCTCTACTATCTTCTGCTTTCCTTCGCCGAAACCCTCGCCGTGGAAGGTGGCCTGAACCCCGCACTGATCATCTGGGCGCCAAATGCCCTGTTTTTTACCGGAAGTCTCCTCCTGCTGTATATGTCGGCGCAGGAAAAGCAGTTCCTCCAGCTCGATCGTCTGCTGGCAGGCATTCGGCGCATCGTCCTTCGCAAAGGGCGCGGGAGTCAATAG
- the lptG gene encoding LPS export ABC transporter permease LptG, protein MNLLNRYILTAFARVFGLALAAFAGIYLLVDFFERVDNFIEHKAHLSQYILYFSNKIPMIVVQVAPMAVLMGVFMSLGGLSRNSELTAMRASGISLWRITVPLLATALLITGMLQVANEFVVPLSAQKVNYILQIQVKGKPQLAIKRDRLWFREGNAIINVRQALPEKNALQGVTIFKIGEDFQLRSRIDAPKATYVKGEWQFENTTVRQFPTDAAEVATVEHYDRKSAELSKTPDDFRTAERKTEELGVRDLRKMTTKLAEEGYDATRYRVDMHARLATPFASVIMAFLGIPFALQKKRGASLATGITISVAIGISYHIIQAMLLAFGYSSVIPPVVAAWAPNLLFGLFGVWLLLMVRE, encoded by the coding sequence GTGAATCTGCTCAACCGCTACATCCTGACCGCTTTCGCCCGCGTCTTCGGTCTGGCGCTGGCCGCTTTCGCCGGCATTTATCTGCTGGTCGACTTTTTTGAGCGGGTTGACAATTTCATCGAGCACAAGGCTCACCTGTCCCAGTACATTCTCTACTTCTCCAACAAAATCCCGATGATCGTCGTCCAGGTTGCCCCCATGGCCGTCCTTATGGGGGTGTTCATGAGCCTGGGCGGACTCTCCCGCAACAGCGAGCTGACCGCCATGCGGGCCAGCGGCATCAGTCTGTGGCGGATCACGGTTCCCCTGCTGGCAACGGCCTTGCTTATTACCGGCATGCTGCAGGTGGCCAACGAATTCGTCGTTCCGCTGAGCGCCCAAAAGGTGAACTACATTCTGCAGATCCAGGTCAAGGGAAAGCCACAGCTGGCTATCAAGCGTGACCGACTCTGGTTCCGCGAGGGGAATGCCATCATCAATGTCCGCCAGGCGCTTCCGGAGAAAAATGCCCTGCAGGGGGTCACCATCTTTAAAATTGGCGAAGACTTCCAGCTGCGATCGCGCATCGACGCGCCTAAAGCAACATACGTCAAAGGTGAATGGCAGTTTGAAAATACGACCGTGCGTCAATTTCCCACCGACGCAGCCGAGGTGGCCACGGTCGAACACTATGATCGCAAATCCGCCGAGCTCAGCAAAACACCTGACGATTTCCGCACTGCCGAACGTAAGACCGAGGAACTCGGCGTCAGGGACCTGCGCAAAATGACCACGAAACTTGCCGAAGAAGGATACGATGCCACCCGCTACCGGGTCGACATGCATGCGCGCCTGGCGACTCCTTTTGCCAGCGTCATCATGGCCTTCCTCGGCATACCGTTCGCCCTGCAGAAGAAGCGAGGCGCCAGCCTGGCCACGGGGATAACCATCAGCGTGGCGATCGGCATCTCGTACCATATCATTCAGGCAATGCTCCTGGCTTTCGGCTACTCCTCCGTCATTCCCCCTGTTGTGGCAGCCTGGGCACCCAATCTCCTGTTCGGGCTGTTCGGCGTCTGGCTTCTCCTGATGGTTCGCGAGTAA